A genomic region of Zalophus californianus isolate mZalCal1 chromosome 1, mZalCal1.pri.v2, whole genome shotgun sequence contains the following coding sequences:
- the SLC5A5 gene encoding sodium/iodide cotransporter, which produces MAVVEAGARATFGAWDYAVFALMLLVSTGIGLWVGLARGGQRSAEDFFTGGRRLAALPVGLSLAASFMSAVQVLGVPAEAYRFGFKFLWMCLGQLLNSLLTAQLFMPVFYRLGLTSTYQYLELRFSRSVRLCGTLQYLVATVLYTGIVIYAPALILNQVTGLHIWASLLSTGAICTFYTTVGGMKAVVWTDVFQVVVMLTGFWAVLARGIMLVGGPRHVFEIAQNHSRMNQIEFDLDPRSRYTFWTLVVGGTLVWLSMYGVNQAQVQRYVACRTEKQAKLALLINQLGLFLIVLSAAGCGIIMFTIYVDCDPLLAGRISAPDQYMPLLVLDIFEDLPGVPGLFLACAYSGTLSTASTSINAMAAVTVEDLIKPRLPSLAPQRLVMVSKGLSLIYGSACLTVAALSSLLGGGVLQGSFTVMGVISGPLLGAFILGMFLPACNTLGVLSGLATGLALSLWVAVGATLYPPSTQSLGVLPSSAAGCVVPSANASGLLGQLLATNTSSRNPSPEMDLDRPALADSFYAISYLYYGALGTLSTVLCGALVSCLTGPTKRSALSPGLLWWDLARQTASVAPKEEVATLDDSLGKGAEELPPGTKRPPDFLPTDEDHLLFLGQKEVNGAGSWTPSSAHDHGQDLRETDL; this is translated from the exons ATGGCGGTCGTCGAGGCAGGAGCGCGGGCCACGTTCGGAGCCTGGGATTACGCGGTCTTCGCCCTCATGCTGCTGGTGTCCACAGGCATCGGGCTGTGGGTCGGGCTGGCGCGGGGCGGGCAGCGCAGCGCGGAGGACTTCTTCACCGGGGGCCGGCGCCTGGCCGCCCTGCCCGTTGGCCTCTCGCTGGCCGCCAGCTTCATGTCGGCGGTACAGGTGTTGGGCGTGCCCGCCGAGGCCTACCGCTTTGGCTTCAAGTTCCTCTGGATGTGCCTGGGACAGTTGCTCAACTCCCTGCTCACCGCCCAGCTCTTCATGCCGGTCTTCTACCGCCTGGGCCTCACCAGCACCTACCAG TACCTGGAGCTGCGCTTCAGCCGCAGTGTGCGGCTCTGCGGGACCCTGCAGTACCTGGTAGCCACA GTGCTGTATACTGGCATCGTGATCTACGCCCCCGCCCTCATCCTGAATCAAG TGACTGGGTTGCACATCTGGGCCTCGCTCCTGTCCACTGGAGCCATCTGTACCTTCTACACGACTGTG GGCGGCATGAAGGCTGTGGTCTGGACTGATGTGTTCCAGGTCGTGGTGATGCTAACTGGCTTCTGGGCTGTCCTGGCCCGAGGGATCATGCTGGTGGGTGGGCCCCGGCACGTGTTTGAGATTGCCCAGAACCACTCCCGGATGAACCAGATAGA GTTTGACCTGGACCCGCGGAGCCGCTACACATTCTGGACTCTTGTGGTGGGTGGCACATTGGTCTGGCTCTCGATGTATGGTGTGAACCAAGCACAGGTGCAGCGCTATGTGGCCTGTCGCACAGAGAAGCAGGCCAAGCT ggccttGCTTATCAACCAGCTGGGCCTGTTCCTGATCGTGCTCAGTGCTGCTGGCTGTGGTATCATCATGTTCACGATCTATGTAGACTGTGACCCTCTCCTTGCAGGGCGTATCTCTGCCCCAGACCAG taCATGCCCTTGCTGGTGCTGGACATCTTCGAGGACCTGCCTGGAGTCCCTGGGCTCTTTCTGGCCTGTGCCTACAGTGGCACCCTCAG CACCGCCTCCACCAGCATTAATGCCATGGCTGCGGTCACCGTGGAGGACCTCATCAAACCCCGGCTGCCCAGCCTCGCACCCCAGAGACTCGTAATGGTCTCCAAGGGGCTCT CACTCATCTATGGCTCAGCCTGTCTCACCGTGGCAGCTCTGTCCTCACTGCTGGGGGGAGGCGTCCTCCAG GGCTCCTTCACCGTCATGGGAGTCATCAGCGGCCCCCTCCTTGGAGCCTTCATCCTGGGAATGTTTCTTCCTGCCTGCAACACGCTG GGCGTCCTCTCTGGGCTGGCCACCGGCTTGGCGCTCTCGCTGTGGGTGGCCGTGGGTGCCACTCTATACCCGCCCAGCACCCAGTCCTTGGGAGTCCTGCCATCATCGGCTGCCGGCTGTGTCGTGCCCTCAGCCAATGCCTCTGGCCTCCTGGGCCAGCTCCTGGCCACCAACACCTCCAGCAGGAACCCCAG CCCTGAAATGGACCTTGATCGACCCGCCTTAGCTGACAGCTTCTATGCCATTTCCTATCTTTACTATGGAGCCCTGGGCACGCTGAGCACTGTGCTATGTGGAGCCCTCGTCAGCTGCTTGACAG GCCCCACCAAGCGCAGTGCCTTGAGTCCTGGGCTGCTATGGTGGGATCTTGCACGGCAGACAGCATCGGTGGCCCCCAAGGAAGAAGTGGCTACCTTGGATGACAGCTTGGGGAAG GGTGCTGAGGAACTGCCCCCTGGAACCAAGAGGCCTCCTGACTTCCTGCCCACGGACGAGGACCATCTGCTCTTCCTGGGGCAGAAGGAGGTGAATGGAGCTGGCTCCTGGACCCCCAGCAGTGCACATGACCATGGTCAGGACCTTCGGGAGACAGACCTCTGA